A part of Phoenix dactylifera cultivar Barhee BC4 chromosome 2, palm_55x_up_171113_PBpolish2nd_filt_p, whole genome shotgun sequence genomic DNA contains:
- the LOC103708441 gene encoding protein root UVB sensitive 2, chloroplastic isoform X2 produces the protein MCDSRPIVQRMLDSFLNKFFPSGYPYSVNEGYLTYTQFRALQHFSSAALSVLSTQSLLFAAGLRPTPAQATAVSWILKDGMQHAGKLICSNMGARMDSEPKSWRILADVLYDLGTGLDVLSPLCPHLFLEMAGLGNFAKGLAVVAARATRLPIYSSFAKEGNLSDLFAKGEAISTLFNVVGLGAGIQLASTVCSSIQGKLIAGPVLSAIHIYSVVEEMRAAPVNTLNPQRTAMIVADFAKNGKVSSPADLRYRENLLFPDRIIEEAGSVKVGQPLRKVLNKSSKLEELREIFPKEKFLISCNNKWTDLVLEQSATGEDALRGWLVAAFAADMEKLGLGSSQTVLPAAYGKMESIFPSFLSELKTRGWHTDQFLDGNGSRFAF, from the exons ATGTGCGATTCGAGACCAATAGTTCAAAGAATGCTTGATTCTTTCCTAAACAAATTTTTTCCATCAGGGTATCCTTACAG TGTGAATGAAGGCTACCTGACTTATACGCAATTCCGTGCACTTCAGCACTTCTCGAGTGCTGCACTATCCGTCTTATCAACTCag TCGCTGCTATTTGCTGCAGGATTGCGACCTACTCCTGCACAAGCAACTGCCGTGAGTTGG ATTTTGAAGGATGGGATGCAGCATGCTGGAAAGCTTATATGTAGCAATATGGGTGCAAGAATGGATTCAGAACCAAAAAGCTGGAGAATACTTG CTGATGTGCTCTATGATCTTGGCACTGGTCTGGACGTTCTTTCACCATTATGCCCGCATCTTTTTCTTGAAATGGCTGGCTTAGGCAATTTTGCAAAG GGATTGGCAGTTGTTGCAGCAAGAGCAACAAGGTTGCCTATATATTCATCGTTTGCTAAAGAAGGTAATCTTAGCGACTTATTTGCAAAAGGAGAGGCCATCTCAACCCTTTTCAACGTTGTTGGGTTAGGAGCAGGCATTCAGTTGGCATCCACAGTTTGTTCATCAATCCAAGGAAAG TTGATAGCGGGTCCTGTGCTTTCTGCCATACACATCTATAGCGTAGTAGAAGAGATGCGAGCAGCTCCTGTCAACACACTAAATCCCCAGAGGACGGCCATGATTGTAGCAGATTTTGCCAAG AATGGAAAAGTTTCCAGCCCAGCTGACTTGAGATACCGAGAAAATCTTCTCTTCCCTGACCGCATAATAGAGGAAGCTGGAAGTGTGAAGGTTGGGCAGCCACTCCGCAAAGTCTTGAATAAGTCTTCAAAGCTTGAGGAGCTTCGAGAAATATTCCCAAAGGAGAAGTTTCTGATCAGCTGCAACAACAAATGGACGGATCTGGTCCTGGAGCAAAGTGCGACAGGGGAGGATGCATTGAGGGGGTGGTTGGTTGCCGCTTTTGCTGCGGACATGGAGAAGTTGGGCCTTGGATCTAGCCAGACTGTTCTCCCTGCGGCCTATGGGAAGATGGAGAGTATCTTCCCTTCATTTCTATCTGAACTGAAGACAAGAGGATGGCACACCGATCAGTTTTTAGATGGAAATGGCAGCAGATTTGCATTTTAA